CTGGCCGCCCGACAGCTGCTCCGGCGCCTGCTGCGCGACCGCGTCCAGCTCGAACGCATGCAGCCAATAATCGACGGCGGTACTATCGGCGCGCCGGGGCGGATTGCGCCAGCCCCGCTGCAGGCCGAAGGCGATGTTCTGGCGTACGTTCAGGTGCGGGAACAGCGCGTAGTCCTGGAACAGGTAGCCCACCCGGCGCCGCTGCGGCGAGACGTCGATGCGCGCGGCCCGGTCGAACAGCACCCGCCCGGACAACTCGATGCGGCCCGCGTCCGGCCGCGCCAGGCCGGCGATGGCTTTCAGCATCTGGCTCTTGCCCGCGCCCGAGGCGCCATAGATGACGACACGCTTGCCCTGCGCCACGAAGCGCGCGCGCAGGTTGAAAGTGCGGGCGCCGGCGCGCAGCGTGCTGGCGATGTCCACGCGGATGCTCATGCGGATAACCTCCGTCCGGGCGCCAGGCGGCTGGCCAGCACCAGCACCAGCACGCACGTGACGGACGTGATCAGCACCAGCAGGTTGGCCGTGTCGTCCTGGCCGGCCTGTACGGCTTCGTAGACGGCAATCGACAGCGTCTGCGTCCGGCCCGGGATGCTGCCGGCCACCATCAGCGTGGCACCGAATTCGCCCATCGAGCGGGCGAAGGCCAGCAGCGTACCGGCCAGGATGCCGCGCCATGCCAATGGCAACGTCACGCGCAGGAACACGCCGGCTTCGGAGACGCCCAGCACGCGCGCGGCCTGTTCCAGCTGCACATCGACGGTCTCGAAGGCCGCGCGGGCGCCCTTCAGCACCAGCGGAAACGCGACGATGGCGGCGGCGATGACGGCAGCCTGCCAGGTGAAGATCAGGTTGATGCCGAACGTGTCGTGCAGCCAGCCGCCCAGCGGACCGTTGCGGCCGATGACGACCAGCAGGTAATAGCCCAGCACCGTCGGCGGCATCACCATGGGCAGCGTCAGCAGCGCATCGAGCAGCTCGCGGCCGGGAAATCGCCCGCGCGCCAGCAGGTAGCCCACCGCCGTGCCCAGCACCAGGTCGATGCCGGTCGCCCACAGCGCCACCTTCAGCGACAGGCCCAGCGCGGTCAGTGCCGGTTCCGTCATGGCCGGTCGGCGCCAATACCGGCGCGGGAGGCGTGCCTGGCCTGCGGCGCGGACGTGAACGGGAGCGTGGACATGGTAAACGGCAATCCGGGTTAGTGAAAGCGCAATATACCCGATTATATAGCGGTGCGCTGTAGTCACTTCGGCCGGGTGCGCGCTGCCGGTTGGCTCGCGCCGACATTGCCTCGTTGGCAACGGCCCTGCTAGAATCGACCACACCGACCGCCACCATCCCCGGCCGTCGTCACGCTGCGCCGCTCCCGCCCGGGACCGGCCGCCGCCAGCCCACCCTGCTGGCTTGTGCAGCCCGCGCGCCGACCCGCCGCGCCCAGAGCCTACCCATCCACCATTTCACCACCGAGCAAAGGAACGACCATGCCCATTCCGTCCCATCACGCCCGCGTGCAGGAAGCCTGCACCACCGACGCCAC
This is a stretch of genomic DNA from Pseudoduganella chitinolytica. It encodes these proteins:
- a CDS encoding ATP-binding cassette domain-containing protein yields the protein MSIRVDIASTLRAGARTFNLRARFVAQGKRVVIYGASGAGKSQMLKAIAGLARPDAGRIELSGRVLFDRAARIDVSPQRRRVGYLFQDYALFPHLNVRQNIAFGLQRGWRNPPRRADSTAVDYWLHAFELDAVAQQAPEQLSGGQRQRVALARALVAEPAALLLDEPFAALDPALRVRMRAELDALQRRLDIPMLLITHDPDDAATFGGQVLTMADGAIVGERFL
- the modB gene encoding molybdate ABC transporter permease subunit, which encodes MTEPALTALGLSLKVALWATGIDLVLGTAVGYLLARGRFPGRELLDALLTLPMVMPPTVLGYYLLVVIGRNGPLGGWLHDTFGINLIFTWQAAVIAAAIVAFPLVLKGARAAFETVDVQLEQAARVLGVSEAGVFLRVTLPLAWRGILAGTLLAFARSMGEFGATLMVAGSIPGRTQTLSIAVYEAVQAGQDDTANLLVLITSVTCVLVLVLASRLAPGRRLSA